A segment of the Rhizobium sp. ZPR4 genome:
ACACAGTCTGGAATGGGCCTGGGCACTGGCATCGGCGTCAGGAAGACTGCCGATGCGGCCGATATTGCCGGCAAACTCTAGAATTTTGCTGTTGTAGATGTCGTCCATCACAGATTTTGCTCCGATGCACCCGCTAGAGTATGATGCCGAAAAGTGTAGGCGGTTTTCGGACGACATCATGCTCTATTTATTTGATCTAGAGCGGATTCAGATTTTAGGTCGAGCAGACCTAAAATCTGAATCCGCTCTAGTGTTTCGTAACAAAAAACACAGCGTGTCCGTTTAGGACACTTTCACAGGGACAATGCCATACTATATGTATGTCGTTCGAAGACCATCGAAATGCAATGGTCTTCTGTAAGTTTGATGGGAAACCGTGCAGGACGGCAGGCTTGTCCGCCAGCCAGAACGCCCCGGAGCCCGCCAAAGGTACAAAATCTCCGTACCTCGGGGAATGCCAGTGGCGAGTCCGACAAGATGATATCCGCGCAGCGGATCAGGAGAACCACAGGTAATGGACGCCATTGTAAAGAACTTTCCGCAAGTCACTGATTCCGAACGCCCGTCGCAGCAGGAAGCTGAAGACGCAGTCCGCGTTCTCCTTCGCTGGGCCGGCGATGATCCGCGTCGCGAAGGCCTGCTCGATACGCCCGCGCGCGTCGCCAAGGCCTACCGCGAGCTCTTCGGCGGCTACGAACTGAATCCCGAGGATGTGCTCGGCCGCACTTTCGAAGAAGTCTCCGGCTACGATGACATCGTCCTTGAGCGTGATGTTCCATTCTACTCGCATTGCGAACATCATATGGTGCCGATCATCGGTAAGGCGCATGTCGCCTATCTGCCGAGCGGTCGTGTTCTTGGCCTGTCGAAAATCGCTCGCGTCGTCGATATTTTTGCGCGCCGCCTGCAGACGCAGGAAGCCATGACGGCCCAGATCGCCAATGCGATTGACGAGTCGCTGCGTCCGCGCGGCGTTGCGGTGATGATCGACGCCGAACATATGTGCATGTCCATGCGTGGTATAAAGAAGCAGGGCTCCTCGACGCTGACGATGACCTTTACGGGTGCCTTCAAGGCCGATCCGGCTGAACAGGCCCGTTTCATGTCTTTGGTCCGGGGTCGCTGACCGGGCTTTAACGAAAGAGCCGGAAATGAACCTGATTTTCAATGCTCCCTCCGAAGATAAATCCGAGTTGGAGGATGCAGGCGATTTCACGCCCCGTTTCGACGATCGCGGCCTGATCACCGCGATCGTGACGGATGCGCATGACGGCGAGCTGCTGATGGTCGCGCATATGAACGCCGAGGCGCTCGCCCTGACGATCAAGACCGGCACGGCGCACTATTTCAGCCGCTCGCGCGGGAAAATCTGGAAAAAGGGCGAAACCTCCGGAAACCTTCAGACAGTGAAGGAAATCCGAACGGATTGCGATCAGGATGCAATCTGGCTGAAAGTGGAGGTCGCCGGACATGATGCGACGTGTCATACTGGACGCCGTTCCTGCTTCTACCGAACGGTTGAGCTCGAAGATGGGAAGCCGGTGCTGAGCGTGGTCGACGATCACCTGCATTTCAATCCGGAAGACGTCTACAAGCAGTAGACCTATCGGTGATGGTGTTTCAACAAGCCACAACCAGTATACGATTTGGAAACGAAAAAGGGACAGTATTTTAGCCGAGGCACACGGAGCCTCGGAGGAGGCGTAAAATGCTGAATTGGGGGTTGAATCGTCATATCGGCGGACAGAGCTCGACCGGTTCAGGCCTCACGCAGGATACGTCTACCCCGCTTCTCCCTCCGGCCCCTCCCAAAAAAGTGAAGATTGCCTTGGCGCTCGGCGGTGGTGCTGCGCGCGGCTGGGCGCATATCGGTGTTTTGCGCGCGCTCGATGAAGCCGGCATCGCAGTCGGCATGATTGCCGGCACGTCGATCGGCGCCCTCGTCGGTGGCTGCTATCTCGCGGGCAAGCTGGACGAACTCGAGGCCTTCGCGCGTTCGCTGACCATGCGACGCATCGCCAGCCTGCTCGATCTCACCATCGGTGGAAGCGGACTGTTCGGCGGCATGCGGCTCACCAAGCGCATGCAGGAGCATCTGGAAGGATTTTCCATCGAAGATCTCGACCGCCCCTTCGTCGCCGTCGCGTCGGAGTTGAATACGGGCCATGAAGTCTGGATTGCCAACGGCTCCCTCATCACAGCGCTGCGGGCATCATATGCCCTGCCCGGCATTTTCGAGCCGGTGCGCTCCAACGGCCGTACGCTGGTCGATGGCGCCCTGGTCAATCCGGTGCCGGTTTCGGTCTGTCGGACTTATGAACAGCCGTTGGTCGTCGCGGTAAACCTGCACTATGATCTCTATGGCCGGTCCGCGGTAATCAAACACAATGTCGGCCCGCCAAACGGTGATCTGCTGCGCCGCGAAGATGCGCCCGCCATGAAACTCGGCATGACCGGTGTCATGGTACAGGCCTTCAACATAATACAGGACAGAATTGCGCGTGCGCGCCTTGCCGGCGACCCGCCCGATCTGGCGCTGCATCCGCGCCTCAGCGATATCGGCCTTTCGGAGTTTCACCGTGCTGGCGAAGCAATAGAGCGCGGCTACGAAGAGGCATCGGCAAGATTGACCGAAATCCGGCGCATGCAGGAAGCCTACGCGCGTTAAACTGTGAAAAAAACGTCGGTCACGCAGACCTTTCCGCCGATGACAGAAAAGGCTCCGAGAACGCCGCACAATCGGTGCTTTACGTTGAGTTCAGGGCGTTGGTTGCTGCAATCGACCCGCCGGGTCGATTGCTTCGACGGTGCCCTACAGCTCCTTACCCGGCGATATAGGCCTTGATCTGCTCGGCCTCGAGTTCGATCTCACGGATGCGCCATTTGACGACGTCGCCGATGGAGATGATGCCGGAAAGCTTGCCCTTCTCCTCGACGGGGACGTGACGGAAGCGGCGCATCGTCATCAACTCCATCAATTCGTCGGTCGTCGTATCTTCCTTACAGCGGTGGACCTTGGCCGTCATCATCGATGCGATCGGCTTATCGAGGCATTCCTGCCCATGCTTGGCAACTGCATTGACGACATCCCGTTCGGTGAAGATGCCGGAAATCTTGCCGCCCGGTCCGACCACCACGATGGCACCGATGCGATTCTCGTTGAGAATCTTCGCGGCCTCTCCAACGGTCGTATTACCGCCCGTCGTCACGACGTCGCGGCCCTTGGCTTCAAGTATGGCCTTTACGGAAACTGACATTCGATCCTCCCATCTCGAAAGCATGATGAACACCTGAAGCGTCCGATATGTTCCGAAATTACCCCCGGAGCTCAAACCGGCGCCTTGCCCGTCGGTCGGTCGATCTCCTCATCCCACGATCGACGGATAGCAATGGTGCTCCTGTGTCAGTAAGAAAGCAACAGCTCATTCATCGAGTGGTAAAGCTTCCTGAGCTTCCACGGGCGGCTGCCGGTCGAAGGGTGCAAAAAGCAGGAATCCGAACAGGAAACCACCGATATGAGCATCCCATGCCACCGGCTGCGAGCTGTCGCCGGCAAGGTTGATGCCGAAGGCGACGAGTGCATTACCGGCAACCCACATGACGATATAGGCGACGACGGTGCGGCTTCGAAGCGACTCTAAAATGCTAAGGCGCGGGTTGAGATGCGCCTGCCGCATGGAGGTCCTGCGACCGTCCATAGCTGGAAAGGCAAAGCGGCACGCCGCCCCCATCAGCGCCGAGACGACGCCGGACGCCCCGATCAGAAGCGTCTGGTCTCCCCAATAGAGCGCTGCGTGCAGGAAGGCGGAGGCGGCGGATGAGAAAATCCAGAAAATCACATAACGCAGGGCACCGATGCGTCGCGCCACGGGCGCGGCAAAGACCATCAGCCAAAGGCTGTTGAAGACGATATGCTCGATCCCGCCATGCAGCAGCGAATAGGTGACAGGCGTCCACAGCCATTCCAGCCCCTGCTGCGACAAGGGAAAGGCATAGCGGGCCGGAATGAAGCTGAAGGCGAAATAAATCCAGTTCAGCGTATCGTCCGACCACCATGGCAGGTTCATGACCGCGAAGATGACGATCAGGACAGCAATGCTCGCCAGAATGGCAGGAGGCAGATTGAAGGCCGGCGCGTACTGCTGCGGCCGCGGATTTTCCGGCTCTGGGCGCGGCAGCTGTTCATCGTCCATGTCTTGCTCGGCTTATCGATAAAGGTCATCGACACATAGCGCAGCAAAAATCAAAAAAAAAGCCGCCCGCAGTATGGGGCGGCGTACCGGGATGTTCCTTTCCGGATTGGACCTCGATGGCCCGTCCGGCACCCGGGAAATTCGTGCTGAAGGTCACTTGGTGAAGTGATGAACAAACTCTTACGCCGACCAGCCTGCATAGCAACTGAAACTCCTTGTTAACCCTAATGGCCCGGTTCTGGCATGGAATTCGCAAGGTTGGAGTCGAAGGCAATGAATGCCTTTGTATTTGAAGTGAAATGGGACACGGACGCATTATGCGCCAGAAGACGAGCATCGATATATTTACCTATTGGGAGCACATACGCGGCAACGCGGATGCCCCCTTGCGCAATTTGATACAGCCATCGGCGATCGGCCATATTCTTCCCGAGCTGTTCATTCTGGAGAACACGGCGGACGACAATCCCCGCTTTCGTCTGGCCGGTACGGCGATCTGCAACCTCATGGGACGCGAGATTCGTGGCGAGGATTTCGCGGCGCTCTGGGCTGGCAGCCAGCAGGACGATCCGGTGCGTATTGCCGCCGGCGTGATGAGGCATGTTGTTCCTGCATCGATCCATGCGACCGGTTATTGCATCAGCGGCCGCAGCATGACCTTCGAGATGATGTTGCTGCCGGTTCGCACATCGAGCGATACTTGCGACAGACTGCTTGGCTGCCTGACGCCCACCGTTTACCCGACATGGCTCGGCAACGAACGTCTGGAATTTCTGGCGCTGGATCGCAGCCGCCTGCTTCGCGACCGCCCTGCCCGGCTCGTGGAGACGCCGCCCCATCCCGATCCGACGGATCTTCTACCGCATCAGGGAAACACAAGCCTGGGCGAATGGATGCGCCGAAAGTTAATTCAAGCAAAAAATGGGCGCGAGAGAGCCGGAATTGACCCAGCTCGGAACAAAATCGACGATCATCTCTAAGTCATGCCTCGGGAAAGACAACCTTACCTTAAGGAGTTGCGGCTAATAGTTGGAAGAGACGCAATAGGGTTCAAGACGCTTCCATGCACTCATTCCAGCCGGCCCATGCGACGCGGCCCAACCAAATGACAGGCAATGCTGTTCGCAATGATCAGCGGACCTTTCAACGGGTTCCGATCAATATGCAGGGCCGCCTGATGCTGGCTAATTACGAGGAATTCGAGTGCCTGGTCACCGAGATGTCACCGGGTGACCTTCATGTCACCTGCCTGGGACGTCCGCGTGCCGACGAGCGCGTTATCGCCTACATCGATCACCTTGGCCGCGTCGAGGGCAATGTCGTTGCCGTGGATGGTCGCGGTTTCACCATGTCGATCAACGCGACCGAGCGGAAACGCGAAAAGCTCGCCGCGCAATTGACCTGGCTTGCCAACAAGCACGAACTCGGCCTGCCGGAGGATCGCCGCCATGATCGTCTGACGCCGCGCAACACCAGCAGTGAGCTCACGCTCGACGACGGTACGCAATATGTCTGCCGCATCATGGACCTCTCGCTCTCGGGCGCAGCGGTCGATGTCGAGATACGCCCCACGATCGGGATGCCGGTGCGCCTCGGCAATATGCGTGGCCGCGTCGTCCGCCATTTCATGGAAGGTGTGGCGATTGAATTCCTTTCGCTGCAGTCTCGTGAGACCTTGCGCGAATTTCTCTGATATTGTCATTCTCCTGTCACGCGGCATCGCGAAATAGCGACGCCTGTCTTCCTCCACAATGCGTGACGGCACAATGCTCTACCCGGACACAACTCCTTTTTCCGAGGGTCTGCTTGAGGTCGGTGACGGCCACAGGATTTACTGGATGCAATCGGGCAATCCGGAAGGGGTGACTGTCCTTATCCTTCACGGCGGTCCTGGCTCCGGCAGTTCAGCCAGAACGCGGCGCTATTTTGACCCGCGATATTATCGGATCATTCAATTCGACCAGCGTGGCTGCGGCGATAGTCTTCCGCATGCGTCGGAACCGGTGATCGATCTCTCGGCCAACACGACATGGCACACGATTGCCGATATCGAGCAATTGCGGTTGCGCCTCGGCGTGGAACGCTGGATCGTGTTCGGCAATTCCTGGGGTTGCACGCTTGCGCTCGCCTATGCCGAAACCCATCCCCAACGAGTGAAAAGCTTGCTCCTCGTTGGCATCACCATGACGAGACAATCGGAAATCGATTGGCTTTACAAAGGTCTCGCCCGCTTCTTTCCAGAGGAATGGGCGCGCTTTCGCGCTGCCGCGCCCGAAGAGGATCGCGATGGCGATCTGGTGACCGCCTATTATCACCTGCTGCGCGACCCCGATCCTGCAATCTATGTGAAGGCTGCCAGGGATTGGCACGAATGGGAAGCTGCTTCGATCCTGGTCGACCCGCGCGAGACCCTGCCGTCTCGCTGGTCCGATCCGCGTTATCTGACGGCACGGGCGCGGATCATCACCCACTATTTCCACCATCTGGCCTGGCTCGAGGAGCGGCAGATCCTGCGCGACATCCATCGGCTCGCCGGCATCCCTTGCACAATGATCCAGGGCCGCATGGATCTCGAGGCGCCGCTTGTCACGGCCTGGGAACTGTCGCAAGCATGGCCGGAGGCGGAACTGGTGGTCGTTGCGAACGCAGCCCACTCACCGGCGGTCGCGGAGATGGCTGCGGCGATCATCCGCGCAACCGACGGGCTTCGCAGCGATAGCCAGCAATAAAATCAAAAATATTTTTTGAGCCGGCTTTCTCAAAATGGGACAGGTTTAGGCTCTTGCGGGTATTTCCGGCACTTGGCAGGCCTATCGCTACGCGCGCGCTGTATCAGTACAACACGTTTGCAGCTCAGATCGGTGCTCGGACGTTAACGATTCTCGTTGTTGAAAAGCGTTCTGAAACAGCCGGATATCAAACTCTCGCGTCGCTGCATTCCATACTGAAATTCCTCAAATTTTAATCGAATTTGCCGCGAACTTGAATCAAGTTTTCTGCGTGTTTTATGAGAATTTTCGCCAGATTTGATTCAACTAAGCCCTTAATTTGACTGTGCAATTTTGCGTCAGGTAAAATCACGCGTGTCATTCTGATCCCAATAAGAACAGGGACAGGGACATGAACTTTCAAATCGTACTTCGCGGCTTTGCCGCTCTGGCGCTTTCCACTCTTGGCTTCTTCGGCCTTGCTCAGGCAGCACCCGCCAACATGACGATCACCGGCGACGCCGCCCCTCCGATCGGTCACTATGAGTTCTGCAAGGAAAACCCGCGTGAATGCGCCTATTCCGGCGGTGACGCAGGCCCGATGATCCTTAACCAGGATAGCTGGAAGACGATCCTGCAGATCAACTACACGGTCAACACGACCATCAAGCCGATGACGGATATGGAACTTTACGGCGTCGAAGAGAAGTGGGCGATCCCGACCACCGCTGGCGACTGCGAAGATTTTGCGCTCCTGAAGCGCAAGCAACTCATCGATGCCGGCTTCTCGCCTTCCGATCTGCTCATGACCGTCGTGCTGCAGCCGAACGGCGAAGGTCATGCCGTGCTGACGGTTCGCACGGATCGTGGCGATTTCATTCTCGATAACATGCGCAACAAGGTGAAGCTCTGGTCTGAGACCGAATATACCTTCCTCAAGCGCCAGTCCGCCGATCACCCGGCTCGCTGGGTCAAGATCCAGGACGGTCGCGCCGTCGCGGTCGGCAGCTTGAAATAAGCGCTCTTCACACAGGATCATCGGCGACCTAGCGTCGATGGTCAAAGTCAGAGGCCCGGTC
Coding sequences within it:
- the folE gene encoding GTP cyclohydrolase I FolE, which encodes MDAIVKNFPQVTDSERPSQQEAEDAVRVLLRWAGDDPRREGLLDTPARVAKAYRELFGGYELNPEDVLGRTFEEVSGYDDIVLERDVPFYSHCEHHMVPIIGKAHVAYLPSGRVLGLSKIARVVDIFARRLQTQEAMTAQIANAIDESLRPRGVAVMIDAEHMCMSMRGIKKQGSSTLTMTFTGAFKADPAEQARFMSLVRGR
- the hisI gene encoding phosphoribosyl-AMP cyclohydrolase; this encodes MNLIFNAPSEDKSELEDAGDFTPRFDDRGLITAIVTDAHDGELLMVAHMNAEALALTIKTGTAHYFSRSRGKIWKKGETSGNLQTVKEIRTDCDQDAIWLKVEVAGHDATCHTGRRSCFYRTVELEDGKPVLSVVDDHLHFNPEDVYKQ
- a CDS encoding patatin-like phospholipase family protein yields the protein MLNWGLNRHIGGQSSTGSGLTQDTSTPLLPPAPPKKVKIALALGGGAARGWAHIGVLRALDEAGIAVGMIAGTSIGALVGGCYLAGKLDELEAFARSLTMRRIASLLDLTIGGSGLFGGMRLTKRMQEHLEGFSIEDLDRPFVAVASELNTGHEVWIANGSLITALRASYALPGIFEPVRSNGRTLVDGALVNPVPVSVCRTYEQPLVVAVNLHYDLYGRSAVIKHNVGPPNGDLLRREDAPAMKLGMTGVMVQAFNIIQDRIARARLAGDPPDLALHPRLSDIGLSEFHRAGEAIERGYEEASARLTEIRRMQEAYAR
- a CDS encoding CBS domain-containing protein, yielding MSVSVKAILEAKGRDVVTTGGNTTVGEAAKILNENRIGAIVVVGPGGKISGIFTERDVVNAVAKHGQECLDKPIASMMTAKVHRCKEDTTTDELMELMTMRRFRHVPVEEKGKLSGIISIGDVVKWRIREIELEAEQIKAYIAG
- a CDS encoding rhomboid family intramembrane serine protease, which gives rise to MDDEQLPRPEPENPRPQQYAPAFNLPPAILASIAVLIVIFAVMNLPWWSDDTLNWIYFAFSFIPARYAFPLSQQGLEWLWTPVTYSLLHGGIEHIVFNSLWLMVFAAPVARRIGALRYVIFWIFSSAASAFLHAALYWGDQTLLIGASGVVSALMGAACRFAFPAMDGRRTSMRQAHLNPRLSILESLRSRTVVAYIVMWVAGNALVAFGINLAGDSSQPVAWDAHIGGFLFGFLLFAPFDRQPPVEAQEALPLDE
- a CDS encoding PAS domain-containing protein; the encoded protein is MRQKTSIDIFTYWEHIRGNADAPLRNLIQPSAIGHILPELFILENTADDNPRFRLAGTAICNLMGREIRGEDFAALWAGSQQDDPVRIAAGVMRHVVPASIHATGYCISGRSMTFEMMLLPVRTSSDTCDRLLGCLTPTVYPTWLGNERLEFLALDRSRLLRDRPARLVETPPHPDPTDLLPHQGNTSLGEWMRRKLIQAKNGRERAGIDPARNKIDDHL
- a CDS encoding PilZ domain-containing protein — protein: MHSFQPAHATRPNQMTGNAVRNDQRTFQRVPINMQGRLMLANYEEFECLVTEMSPGDLHVTCLGRPRADERVIAYIDHLGRVEGNVVAVDGRGFTMSINATERKREKLAAQLTWLANKHELGLPEDRRHDRLTPRNTSSELTLDDGTQYVCRIMDLSLSGAAVDVEIRPTIGMPVRLGNMRGRVVRHFMEGVAIEFLSLQSRETLREFL
- the pip gene encoding prolyl aminopeptidase; the protein is MLYPDTTPFSEGLLEVGDGHRIYWMQSGNPEGVTVLILHGGPGSGSSARTRRYFDPRYYRIIQFDQRGCGDSLPHASEPVIDLSANTTWHTIADIEQLRLRLGVERWIVFGNSWGCTLALAYAETHPQRVKSLLLVGITMTRQSEIDWLYKGLARFFPEEWARFRAAAPEEDRDGDLVTAYYHLLRDPDPAIYVKAARDWHEWEAASILVDPRETLPSRWSDPRYLTARARIITHYFHHLAWLEERQILRDIHRLAGIPCTMIQGRMDLEAPLVTAWELSQAWPEAELVVVANAAHSPAVAEMAAAIIRATDGLRSDSQQ
- a CDS encoding transglutaminase-like cysteine peptidase; translation: MNFQIVLRGFAALALSTLGFFGLAQAAPANMTITGDAAPPIGHYEFCKENPRECAYSGGDAGPMILNQDSWKTILQINYTVNTTIKPMTDMELYGVEEKWAIPTTAGDCEDFALLKRKQLIDAGFSPSDLLMTVVLQPNGEGHAVLTVRTDRGDFILDNMRNKVKLWSETEYTFLKRQSADHPARWVKIQDGRAVAVGSLK